Proteins from one bacterium genomic window:
- a CDS encoding cupin domain-containing protein — protein sequence MTIDISTAHTVEVGYDEFCGALAARDLKPLWKIAKQLMPEVPLPTTQPWLWKWGDILPLAKRAGEIVTLERGGDRRVLAFANPGLGGLPFTSSTLWGAIQYLGPRESAPAHRHSPSAIRFVMTGSGVYTTVNGDAVHMEPGDLILTPIWNWHDHNNGGEEPMVWFDGLDLPLVTTLESIFFENHPDRLQPVDGHNRSEQTFTGVGLREIGAASPAAHSPLLRYRWEETDRALEALHRARGGSTASLEYVNPLTGAPAVATFACEMHRVYPGGRTTTRRKTGSSIYVVFRGTGRTVISGRLFEWAPGDVFVTPSWAAVDHESDEIADLFAISDRPVLQALHLYRQETLPRVQDIDGRFAAS from the coding sequence ATGACGATCGACATCAGCACCGCGCATACCGTTGAGGTCGGGTACGATGAGTTCTGCGGGGCGCTTGCGGCGCGCGACCTGAAACCGCTCTGGAAGATCGCCAAGCAGCTGATGCCGGAGGTCCCGCTTCCGACCACCCAGCCATGGCTCTGGAAGTGGGGCGACATCCTCCCGCTGGCAAAGCGGGCGGGCGAGATCGTCACCCTCGAGCGCGGCGGCGACCGGCGCGTGCTCGCCTTCGCGAACCCGGGGCTCGGCGGGCTGCCCTTCACGAGCAGCACGCTGTGGGGAGCCATCCAGTACCTCGGCCCGCGGGAGTCGGCACCCGCCCATCGGCACTCACCCTCGGCGATCCGCTTCGTCATGACCGGGTCGGGCGTCTACACCACTGTGAACGGGGACGCCGTCCACATGGAACCCGGTGACCTGATCCTCACCCCGATCTGGAACTGGCACGACCACAACAACGGCGGGGAGGAACCGATGGTCTGGTTCGACGGCCTCGACCTGCCGCTCGTCACCACGCTGGAGTCGATCTTCTTCGAGAACCACCCGGACCGTTTGCAACCGGTCGACGGCCACAATCGCTCCGAGCAGACCTTCACCGGCGTGGGCCTGCGCGAGATCGGGGCGGCGTCGCCGGCGGCGCACTCACCGCTGCTGCGGTACCGGTGGGAGGAGACAGACCGTGCGCTGGAAGCCCTGCACCGGGCCCGTGGTGGGTCGACGGCAAGCCTGGAGTACGTCAACCCGCTGACCGGCGCCCCAGCCGTCGCCACGTTCGCCTGCGAGATGCACCGCGTCTACCCTGGTGGGCGCACCACCACACGGCGAAAGACCGGCAGCTCGATCTACGTCGTCTTCAGGGGCACCGGCCGGACGGTGATCAGCGGCCGGCTCTTCGAGTGGGCGCCGGGTGACGTCTTCGTGACCCCCTCCTGGGCGGCGGTGGACCACGAGTCAGACGAGATCGCCGACCTGTTCGCCATCAGCGATCGCCCGGTCCTCCAGGCGCTGCATCTCTACCGGCAGGAAACCCTGCCGCGCGTACAAGACATCGACGGTCGCTTCGCCGCGTCGTAG